A portion of the Ruminococcus albus AD2013 genome contains these proteins:
- a CDS encoding DUF5710 domain-containing protein: protein MERIYLQVPFSEKDQAKNLGARWDAKRKQWYCSDSKNIEAFSRWTEKKSRTLNELSDEQKKFVNEAKKGKNILVDACIGSGKTTAIQVLCNEITDKKILYLTYNALLKLDAREKIKQKNVTVANYHSFALSCLMKANISIDGFSDLIQTFLEHKPSLIAEYKLLVIDEYQDIELEIAQMLEYIKEKCPGLQIVAVGDMKQKIYDKTTLNVAEFINGYLGNHDEMSFTKCFRLSKEYAARLGNIWEKKIVGVNPKCNIKTMSVSSVTDFLSKQKTSDILCLGSRNGIMSVVLNRLEEEYSDKFNKETVYASIKDEDRQAVAPSSSSAIFTTFDSSKGLERKICVVFDYTEEYWEVRLSKPQVKCEILRNIFLVAASRGKETIIFVSGNGDQLSDTTIATSKTINNQYDSFLISEMFDFKYKEDVEDCYKLIKRKNITPQNAKVIDVDVNDHLIDLSPCIGIWQEAEYFINYDIDAQIEFAKEHHKDKNFPKLPDESSVDDKILLLAAIETNFIRYVKQVKTPFIREYHKNIILDRLGTVFDGREEVQVNCSIPFMNGPTRAINICGRFDVFKNGIIYELKFKTELAHEDFLQLASYLVASKIEKGIIWNVKNGDMYEVTVPNKRKFLDAVVKCITKGVVSKYIAPF, encoded by the coding sequence CCTCGGAGCAAGATGGGATGCTAAAAGGAAACAGTGGTATTGTTCTGACAGCAAAAACATAGAAGCCTTTTCACGCTGGACAGAAAAAAAGTCAAGAACATTAAACGAACTTTCGGATGAACAGAAAAAATTTGTGAATGAGGCGAAAAAAGGCAAGAATATACTCGTTGATGCCTGCATTGGCAGTGGAAAAACAACAGCCATTCAGGTTCTGTGCAATGAGATAACAGATAAAAAAATCCTGTATTTAACATATAATGCCTTACTGAAACTTGATGCACGAGAGAAGATCAAACAAAAAAATGTAACCGTAGCGAACTATCACAGCTTTGCACTTTCGTGCTTGATGAAGGCAAATATTTCTATTGACGGGTTCTCCGATCTTATTCAGACGTTTTTGGAGCACAAACCCTCACTGATAGCTGAATACAAACTGTTGGTAATAGATGAATATCAGGATATTGAACTCGAAATAGCTCAGATGCTTGAGTATATAAAAGAAAAATGCCCCGGCTTGCAGATAGTTGCAGTTGGAGACATGAAGCAAAAAATATATGATAAAACTACTTTGAACGTTGCTGAATTCATTAATGGCTATTTAGGGAATCACGATGAAATGAGTTTTACTAAATGTTTCAGGCTTTCCAAGGAATATGCGGCAAGACTTGGAAATATTTGGGAGAAGAAAATTGTTGGTGTAAATCCGAAATGCAACATCAAAACAATGTCAGTTAGTTCTGTGACAGACTTTCTCTCAAAGCAAAAGACTTCAGATATATTATGCTTAGGCTCAAGAAACGGTATTATGTCCGTTGTTCTTAATCGATTGGAAGAAGAATACAGTGACAAATTTAATAAGGAAACAGTCTATGCTTCCATTAAAGATGAGGACAGACAAGCAGTAGCCCCGTCCTCATCATCGGCTATATTTACGACTTTTGATTCTTCAAAAGGTCTTGAAAGAAAAATTTGTGTAGTTTTCGACTATACGGAGGAATACTGGGAAGTAAGACTTTCTAAGCCTCAGGTAAAATGTGAGATCCTTAGAAATATTTTTCTTGTAGCAGCTTCCAGAGGAAAAGAAACTATAATTTTTGTAAGTGGAAACGGTGATCAACTTTCGGATACAACAATTGCTACTTCTAAAACTATAAATAATCAGTATGATAGTTTTCTTATTTCCGAAATGTTCGACTTCAAGTATAAAGAAGATGTGGAAGATTGTTACAAACTGATAAAACGAAAAAATATTACTCCTCAGAATGCAAAAGTGATCGATGTAGATGTAAACGATCACCTCATTGATTTGTCTCCGTGTATTGGAATATGGCAGGAAGCTGAGTATTTCATTAACTATGATATTGATGCTCAGATAGAGTTTGCCAAAGAACACCATAAAGATAAAAATTTCCCCAAACTTCCTGATGAGTCTTCAGTAGATGATAAAATTCTGTTGCTCGCTGCTATAGAAACAAACTTCATCAGATACGTAAAACAGGTTAAAACACCTTTTATACGTGAATATCATAAGAATATCATTCTTGACCGTCTCGGAACAGTTTTTGACGGCAGAGAAGAAGTTCAGGTAAACTGTTCAATACCATTTATGAATGGTCCAACCAGAGCGATAAATATCTGTGGCCGTTTTGATGTGTTTAAAAACGGAATTATCTACGAGCTTAAATTCAAAACAGAACTTGCTCACGAAGACTTTCTTCAGCTAGCTTCTTATCTTGTTGCTTCAAAAATAGAAAAAGGGATCATTTGGAATGTAAAAAACGGGG